The sequence ATTCTGAAATTTCATTGTGATGAGCCCTATAGTGCCTCAATCACACCTGCAGCAATCAAGGGAATCAGTATTTCGTGATGCCCGACAATGGCATACCCTTTGCCCCGGCCCTGGGTGGGGCGGTTGACCACATTGGTCATGGGGCGGTAATGCCGGATAAAATCCAGATTTACCGTGGTGAAATCATCTACCTTATGGCCCAGGTTTCTGACCAGGGTCAGGGCTTTTAAAAATACTTCTGGAAGAATGACGGCTGATCCGGCATTGATGAATACACCGTGTTCAAGGTCTGCCAGGGTTGATGCCAGGGTCTTGAAATCATGAAGGGTTGCCGCACCGCAGGCCGCACCGTCAAAGCTTGGGTGCATATGGATGATGTCCGTACCAATGGCCACATGGACGGTGACGGGCAAATCCAGGCGTGCACCGGCAGCGATCAGGCTTGAATCCTTAAAGGGCAGGTCCATATCTTCGATAAGTTGCCCCACGGCACGTCCCAGCCCTATTTTTTGTTCATGGGCCCTGGAAATGGCTTGGTTGAGCAGTTCAGAGGTCTCTTTGGCCATGCCGAAGCTGCCCGAGGTCAGGCTTTCGGCCACATCTTCACTGGTGCGCCCGGTGAATGCCACCTCAAAATCATGGATGATGCAGGAGCCGTTCATGGCCAGATGAGTGATCACGCCTTTTTCCATGAGATCAATCAGGATGGGTGCCATGCCGGTTTTGACCACATGCCCGCCCATGCCGAAGCAGACATGGCGCTTTTTTTGGGCCGCACCTGCAATGGCGTCAACCACCTTCCGGATATCTTTGCCGGCAAGAATGGCGGGCAGCCGCTCAAAAAAGGTGCCAAGGCCTGCGGCCTTTGTCCAGGGTTCGGCAAAATCATCCCGGGATACCAGGCTTTTTCTGTCCTTGATGGAGTAGGTGGAAAGTTTTGAGTAGTCCAGTTTTGGGTGGTCCGGTTTTGCGCAATATAGGGGGGGGTGTCCGGCCCCTTTTTTATTGGTCATTTTTTTACTGGTCACGGAAGAATATCCTTTCGGTAAGATCGCAGAGAATATGCCCCAGAGTGATATGAACTTCCTGGATACGGGCTGTTACGGGACTGTCCACACAAAAGGCCATATCACTTATTTTTTTTAGCGTTCCACCGGCCCCGGAAAATCCCACCAGGGTCAGTCCCTGATCCTTTGCCACGGCTGCAGCCCGGATCACATTGGCAGAGTTGCCCGAAGTTGAGATCCCAATGGCCATATCCTTTTTTTGTCCTAAGGCCTGGACCTGTTTGGAAAAAATTTCGTCAAAGGAGTAGTCGTTGCCGATACTGGTGATAATCGAGGTGTCGCAGGTCAGGGCAATGGCAGGCAATGGTTTGCGTTCCATCTGAAACCGGTTAACAAATTCTGCGGCAATATGCTGACAGTCTGCCGCAGACCCACCATTGCCGAAAAGCAGCAGCTTCCCGCCTGCATCAAAGGTGTAGGCCATTTGTCGGGCACAGGTTTCAATAAGATCCTCATGGGTTGCAAAGAAGTTTTGTTTGGTTTCAATGGCATCCTGAACAGTCTGCCGAATCAGCTCTTTCATTTATTTCCTTTGGTTTTAAACGCCTTTTCCCTTTAAACACAAGTGCGGGTATTGAACGGTATCA comes from uncultured Desulfobacter sp. and encodes:
- a CDS encoding D-sedoheptulose 7-phosphate isomerase, with the translated sequence MKELIRQTVQDAIETKQNFFATHEDLIETCARQMAYTFDAGGKLLLFGNGGSAADCQHIAAEFVNRFQMERKPLPAIALTCDTSIITSIGNDYSFDEIFSKQVQALGQKKDMAIGISTSGNSANVIRAAAVAKDQGLTLVGFSGAGGTLKKISDMAFCVDSPVTARIQEVHITLGHILCDLTERIFFRDQ